Proteins encoded by one window of Streptococcus suis S735:
- a CDS encoding class C sortase produces the protein MASQIRHDLSLLVFFLITGLLLLLYPTVSDYWNSHYQSEAVATYSEKLLDISKEEKQKILENVSAYNNTLEKGTIPNLNIDSVALKKYDSILNITDTGIMGYVEIPKLQTTLPIYHGTDDAVLQVAVGHLAGTSLPIGGQGSHAAISGHRGLPSAKLFSDLDQLVIGDTFMIQVLDNTLTYEIDKIITVTPDDVSPLMIDPNEDFVTLVTCTPYGVNSHRLLVRGHRIENQLLARQVVSEGSIVKPILVSPFIALCLLGLLWSLFFIKKEVNLFM, from the coding sequence ATGGCTAGTCAAATCAGGCATGATTTGAGTCTGCTAGTCTTTTTCTTAATAACTGGCCTATTATTGTTATTATATCCAACAGTAAGTGATTATTGGAACTCACATTATCAATCAGAAGCAGTAGCTACTTATTCTGAGAAATTATTGGATATTTCAAAAGAAGAAAAACAAAAAATTTTAGAAAATGTCAGTGCATATAACAACACGCTCGAAAAGGGGACAATACCTAATTTAAATATAGACAGTGTAGCTTTAAAAAAGTATGACTCAATTTTAAATATCACAGATACTGGTATTATGGGCTATGTAGAAATTCCTAAGTTGCAGACAACGTTACCTATTTATCACGGAACGGATGATGCCGTATTGCAGGTAGCAGTAGGTCACCTTGCTGGGACTTCCCTTCCCATTGGCGGTCAGGGAAGTCACGCTGCTATTTCAGGACATCGGGGATTGCCTTCTGCAAAACTGTTTTCTGATTTAGATCAGCTGGTTATAGGGGACACATTTATGATACAAGTTTTAGATAACACTCTGACATACGAAATTGATAAAATTATTACGGTTACTCCAGATGATGTATCTCCTTTGATGATAGATCCGAATGAGGATTTCGTAACCCTTGTGACTTGCACACCTTATGGTGTTAATAGCCACCGATTATTAGTTAGAGGTCATCGAATTGAAAATCAACTACTTGCTAGGCAAGTAGTCTCAGAAGGATCAATTGTAAAACCTATACTGGTTTCTCCTTTTATTGCTTTATGTTTATTAGGACTACTTTGGAGTTTATTTTTTATAAAAAAAGAAGTAAATTTGTTTATGTGA
- the nmlR gene encoding stress response transcriptional regulator NmlR: MNIKEVSDVTGLSADTIRYYERVGLIPKIARKSSGVRDFVENDVAVLEFVRCFRSAGMSIERLIEYMGLVQAGDSTVEARIDLLKEEREVLQSRLSKIQQALERLDYKIENYQTILRGAENQLFTDGSGSCKKDRE, encoded by the coding sequence ATGAACATTAAAGAAGTTAGTGATGTAACAGGTCTATCGGCAGATACCATTCGCTACTATGAGCGGGTAGGGCTTATTCCCAAAATTGCAAGAAAATCTTCTGGAGTAAGGGACTTTGTGGAAAATGATGTAGCCGTTTTGGAATTTGTTCGCTGTTTTAGGAGTGCTGGTATGTCTATTGAGCGCTTGATTGAGTATATGGGCTTGGTGCAGGCTGGCGATAGTACTGTGGAAGCCCGGATTGATTTACTAAAAGAGGAACGGGAAGTCCTGCAGTCACGCTTGTCGAAAATTCAGCAAGCTCTAGAACGTTTAGATTATAAGATAGAAAATTACCAGACTATATTAAGAGGTGCAGAAAATCAATTGTTTACAGACGGCAGTGGTTCATGCAAAAAAGACAGAGAATAA
- a CDS encoding DUF3270 domain-containing protein, with protein sequence MPLRHYQSHEYQYEEYIPKEKKANFQTYQAKNANKERLKELLFFVNIAFFSLITVIASYVYLSVGIPVFIAIILASATGFLGLRLVQIGLKKKFKPKQVIRKN encoded by the coding sequence ATGCCATTAAGACACTATCAGTCCCATGAGTACCAGTACGAAGAGTATATCCCGAAAGAGAAAAAGGCTAATTTTCAAACCTATCAAGCAAAAAATGCCAATAAAGAACGTCTAAAGGAATTGTTGTTTTTTGTTAATATCGCATTTTTTAGTTTGATAACAGTCATCGCTAGTTATGTCTATCTATCTGTAGGCATTCCTGTTTTTATTGCCATCATATTGGCAAGTGCGACGGGTTTTCTTGGACTACGTTTGGTTCAAATTGGACTAAAGAAGAAATTTAAACCCAAACAAGTTATCAGAAAAAATTAA
- a CDS encoding peptidase U32 family protein, translated as MEKIIITATAESIEQVKELLVAGVDRIYVGEADHALRIPTNFTYDELREIAELVHSAGKELTVAANALMHQDMMDNIKPFMELMREIKVDYLVVGDTGIFYINKRDGYNFKLIYDTSVFVTSSRQINFWKDHGAVEAVLAREIPSEELFDIAKNLEMPAEILVYGASVIHHSKRTLLQNYYNFTKADETDLSRGRGLFLAEPSDPDSHYSIFEDKHGTHIFINNDIDMMTKLSELDEHGYHNWKLDGIYCPGQNFVEIVKLFVQARDLIEKGDFTYDQAFLLDEQVRKLHPAERGLDTGFYEFDRNKVK; from the coding sequence ATGGAAAAAATTATCATTACAGCAACAGCTGAAAGTATTGAGCAGGTCAAAGAACTGCTTGTAGCAGGCGTTGACCGCATTTATGTAGGTGAAGCTGACCATGCTCTTCGCATCCCAACAAATTTTACCTATGATGAACTCAGGGAAATAGCAGAGCTAGTTCATAGCGCTGGGAAGGAATTGACGGTCGCTGCCAATGCCCTCATGCATCAAGATATGATGGACAATATCAAACCGTTTATGGAGCTAATGAGGGAAATCAAGGTTGATTATCTGGTTGTCGGAGATACTGGAATTTTCTATATCAATAAACGTGATGGCTACAATTTCAAGCTAATCTATGATACATCTGTCTTTGTGACTTCCAGTCGTCAGATTAACTTTTGGAAAGATCATGGAGCAGTAGAGGCTGTTTTGGCAAGAGAGATTCCATCAGAAGAACTCTTTGATATTGCTAAGAACTTGGAAATGCCAGCGGAAATCTTGGTCTACGGCGCCTCTGTTATTCACCATTCTAAACGAACCTTGTTACAGAATTACTACAATTTTACAAAAGCTGATGAGACAGATTTGTCACGTGGACGCGGACTTTTCTTAGCTGAGCCGAGTGACCCAGATAGCCACTATTCCATTTTTGAAGATAAGCATGGCACCCATATCTTTATCAACAATGACATTGATATGATGACCAAGCTGTCAGAATTAGATGAACATGGTTATCATAATTGGAAACTTGATGGTATCTATTGCCCTGGTCAGAACTTTGTGGAAATTGTTAAGCTTTTTGTTCAAGCAAGAGATTTGATTGAAAAAGGCGACTTCACTTATGATCAGGCCTTCCTTTTGGATGAACAGGTACGTAAGCTCCATCCAGCTGAACGTGGCTTGGATACAGGCTTCTACGAATTTGACCGCAATAAGGTTAAATAA
- a CDS encoding peptidase U32 family protein — MSKTLKRPEVLSPAGTLEKLKVAIDYGADAVFVGGQAYGLRSRAGNFTMDEMREGIEYAHARGAKVYVAANMVTHEGNEEGAGAWFRELRDMGLDAVIVSDPALIVICATEAPGLEIHLSTQASSTNYETFEFWKELGLTRVVLAREVTMEEVAEIRKRTDVEIEAFVHGAMCISYSGRCVLSNHMSKRDANRGGCSQSCRWKYNLYDLPFGEERRSIKGEIPEEFSMSAVDMCMIDHIPDMIENGVDSLKIEGRMKSVHYVSTVTNCYKAAVDAYLESPERFEAIKQDLIDEMWKVAQRELATGFYYSPPSENEQLFGARRKIPEYKFIAEVVAFDKETMTATIRQRNVINEGDQVEFYGPGFRHFETTIQDLHDSNGEKIDRANKPMELLTIKLDREIYPGDMIRACKSGLINLYQEDGQSLTIRA, encoded by the coding sequence ATGTCAAAAACATTAAAGCGTCCCGAGGTCTTGTCACCTGCTGGGACTTTGGAGAAATTGAAGGTTGCCATTGATTATGGTGCTGATGCGGTCTTTGTTGGCGGCCAGGCCTACGGTCTGCGTAGCCGAGCTGGTAACTTTACCATGGACGAGATGCGGGAAGGGATTGAATATGCCCATGCCCGTGGTGCCAAGGTCTATGTAGCTGCCAACATGGTCACCCACGAAGGTAATGAAGAAGGAGCAGGAGCCTGGTTCCGCGAATTGCGTGACATGGGCTTGGATGCCGTTATCGTATCTGACCCGGCTCTCATCGTTATCTGTGCAACCGAAGCGCCAGGCCTTGAAATCCACCTGTCAACCCAGGCTTCTTCCACCAACTACGAAACCTTTGAGTTTTGGAAGGAATTGGGCTTGACTCGTGTCGTCCTGGCCCGCGAAGTGACTATGGAAGAGGTGGCTGAAATCCGTAAACGGACAGACGTTGAAATCGAAGCCTTTGTCCACGGTGCCATGTGTATCTCCTACTCAGGTCGTTGCGTTCTCTCCAACCACATGAGCAAACGCGATGCCAACCGCGGCGGTTGCTCCCAATCTTGCCGTTGGAAGTACAACCTCTACGACCTACCTTTCGGCGAAGAACGCCGTTCGATTAAGGGGGAAATACCAGAGGAGTTCTCTATGTCTGCAGTGGACATGTGTATGATCGACCATATTCCAGATATGATTGAAAACGGGGTCGATAGCCTGAAAATCGAAGGCCGTATGAAATCTGTTCACTACGTATCAACAGTGACCAACTGCTACAAGGCTGCGGTAGATGCCTATCTTGAAAGCCCAGAAAGGTTTGAAGCGATCAAGCAAGACCTGATTGATGAGATGTGGAAGGTTGCCCAACGTGAATTGGCAACAGGATTCTACTATAGCCCGCCGAGTGAAAATGAGCAACTCTTTGGAGCCCGCCGCAAAATTCCAGAATACAAATTCATCGCCGAAGTAGTGGCTTTTGACAAGGAAACCATGACTGCAACCATTCGTCAGCGTAATGTTATCAATGAAGGTGACCAAGTAGAATTTTACGGACCAGGTTTCCGTCATTTTGAAACGACTATTCAGGACTTGCATGATTCAAATGGAGAAAAGATTGACCGCGCCAACAAGCCGATGGAACTCTTAACTATTAAGCTGGACCGTGAAATCTATCCTGGTGACATGATTCGTGCCTGCAAATCAGGCCTCATCAACCTCTACCAAGAAGATGGGCAATCTCTAACTATTCGTGCATAA
- a CDS encoding YdbC family protein, giving the protein MAEFTFEIEEKLLVLSENDKGWTKELNRVSFNGAPAKYDIRTWSPDHTKMGKGITLSNEEFQVLLDAFANK; this is encoded by the coding sequence ATGGCAGAATTTACATTTGAAATTGAAGAAAAATTATTGGTCTTATCTGAAAATGATAAAGGATGGACCAAGGAGCTTAATCGAGTATCTTTTAATGGCGCACCAGCCAAGTATGACATCCGTACCTGGAGTCCTGACCATACCAAGATGGGGAAAGGGATCACTCTTAGTAATGAGGAATTTCAAGTTCTACTCGACGCGTTTGCTAATAAATAA
- a CDS encoding biotin transporter BioY, with translation MKTTSIKSLVYIAIGTALISTLSQISLSIGPVPFTLQTLAIGLVACLYKPKEAITSVSLYLVLGAIGLPVFAGFSGGFAALTGPTSGFLWGFLLYTIITSALTKSDSSPVTIFLACLLGTSICFLLGCCVFKLVSGASWTDTIGWTVLPFILPDLAKITLVMICHRLLQPVIKKEAYFA, from the coding sequence ATGAAAACAACTTCTATCAAATCACTTGTTTATATCGCTATTGGAACAGCCTTAATTTCCACCCTTTCACAAATCAGTCTGTCTATCGGACCTGTACCATTTACATTACAAACCTTAGCTATCGGCTTAGTAGCTTGTCTATACAAACCCAAGGAGGCAATTACAAGTGTCAGCTTATATCTAGTTCTTGGCGCTATCGGTTTACCTGTTTTTGCTGGTTTTTCTGGTGGCTTTGCTGCACTCACAGGACCGACATCTGGCTTTCTATGGGGGTTTCTACTCTACACTATCATCACTTCTGCCCTCACTAAATCAGACTCCTCACCAGTTACAATTTTTCTAGCCTGCCTACTTGGAACAAGTATCTGTTTCCTTCTCGGCTGTTGTGTATTTAAACTAGTTTCAGGTGCCAGTTGGACTGACACTATCGGCTGGACTGTTCTGCCTTTCATTCTTCCTGATTTAGCTAAAATTACACTAGTCATGATTTGTCATCGTTTATTGCAACCTGTTATCAAAAAAGAAGCCTATTTTGCTTAG
- a CDS encoding cyclase family protein, which translates to MTELLDIYRTLKSKTWVDLTHQINEKSPHFPALPALEKKALFTHKDGFFVEQFTVVGQYGTHIDPPIHFVEGARYLDEIDLKDLLLPLYVIDKSAAVIENNDYEITKQDILDFEAEYGPIAPKSFVAFRSDLSKRWPSQDAIRNLDEDGVQRTPGWSHEALEYLIEERQVKAVGHETLDTDSGVSAAKHGGSLSEEYYLLSKDIYQLEVLANLDQVPPTGALISIAFPHWEKASGSPVRAIAILP; encoded by the coding sequence ATGACAGAATTACTTGATATTTACCGTACTCTTAAATCTAAAACTTGGGTAGACTTGACTCACCAAATCAATGAAAAGAGCCCGCATTTCCCTGCGCTACCAGCTCTCGAAAAGAAAGCCCTATTTACTCATAAGGATGGCTTCTTTGTCGAACAATTTACGGTTGTGGGGCAGTACGGAACCCATATTGATCCTCCGATTCATTTTGTAGAAGGGGCTCGTTATCTTGATGAGATTGATTTGAAAGATTTACTCCTGCCACTCTACGTTATTGATAAATCAGCTGCTGTTATAGAAAATAATGACTATGAGATAACTAAGCAGGATATTTTAGACTTTGAGGCTGAATATGGTCCGATAGCGCCAAAATCTTTTGTTGCCTTTCGTTCGGATTTGTCAAAGCGCTGGCCTAGTCAAGATGCCATTCGTAATCTAGACGAAGATGGAGTTCAACGTACACCAGGATGGAGTCATGAAGCTCTAGAATATTTGATTGAAGAACGTCAGGTGAAAGCAGTTGGTCATGAAACATTGGATACCGATTCAGGAGTATCTGCAGCCAAACACGGAGGAAGTTTATCAGAAGAATACTATCTCCTATCAAAAGATATTTATCAGTTGGAAGTATTGGCAAACTTGGATCAGGTACCGCCAACAGGTGCATTGATTTCAATCGCTTTTCCTCATTGGGAGAAGGCTTCGGGTTCACCAGTGCGAGCAATTGCCATATTACCATAA
- the gorA gene encoding glutathione-disulfide reductase, translated as MKVFDIIAIGGGSGGIATMNRAAMYGAKAAVIEGSYLGGTCVNLGCVPKKIMWYGSQVAEAIQHYGPEYGFTSQEVTFDFATLRKNREAYIERSRASYGNTFNNNEVEVIQGFARFVDNQTVEVNGELIRAKHIVIATGAKPVVPAIPGSELGIVSDDVFAWEELPSSVAVIGAGYIAVEMAGLLHGLGVQTDLFVRGNRPLRSFDTYIVDALMEEMQRTNLPLHTGKTPVSLEKTDDGQIQINFADGSNHIAQKVLWAIGRKPNIDKLNLKATSVQLTSSGHISVNEYQETAVPGIYALGDVTGEKELTPVAIKAGRLLAERLFNNKPTAKMDYTTIPTVVFSHPAIGTVGLTEDEAITQYGQDNVKVYTSAFTSMYTALENNRQMAKFKLVTVGENEKVVGLHGIGYGVDEMIQGFSVAIKMGATKEEFDAVVAIHPTGSEEFVTMR; from the coding sequence ATGAAAGTGTTTGATATTATCGCTATCGGTGGTGGGAGCGGAGGCATCGCTACCATGAACCGAGCTGCTATGTACGGTGCCAAGGCAGCAGTTATTGAGGGAAGCTATCTAGGAGGGACTTGTGTTAACCTTGGCTGTGTACCCAAAAAAATTATGTGGTACGGCTCTCAGGTAGCAGAAGCCATTCAGCATTATGGACCTGAATATGGATTTACTAGCCAAGAAGTGACCTTTGATTTTGCCACCTTGCGTAAAAATCGCGAAGCCTATATTGAGCGTTCACGCGCATCCTACGGTAATACTTTTAACAATAACGAAGTAGAAGTTATCCAGGGTTTCGCACGTTTTGTGGATAATCAAACGGTTGAAGTCAATGGTGAACTGATTCGTGCAAAACACATTGTCATCGCAACTGGCGCCAAACCGGTAGTCCCTGCTATTCCTGGTAGTGAGCTAGGGATTGTATCTGACGATGTCTTTGCATGGGAAGAATTACCCTCTTCTGTGGCTGTGATTGGTGCTGGTTATATCGCTGTGGAAATGGCCGGTCTCCTACATGGACTCGGTGTCCAAACTGACCTATTTGTTCGTGGTAATCGCCCTCTTCGTAGCTTTGATACCTACATTGTTGATGCCTTGATGGAAGAAATGCAACGTACCAACCTTCCACTCCATACCGGGAAAACTCCTGTCAGTCTTGAAAAAACTGATGATGGACAAATCCAGATTAACTTTGCTGACGGTAGTAACCATATTGCTCAGAAGGTCCTTTGGGCAATTGGACGTAAACCAAATATTGACAAACTCAACCTGAAAGCAACTAGTGTTCAACTTACTTCTTCAGGACATATTTCTGTCAATGAATACCAAGAAACAGCTGTACCAGGCATCTATGCCCTCGGTGATGTAACTGGTGAAAAAGAATTAACACCCGTTGCAATCAAGGCAGGTCGCCTTTTGGCAGAACGTTTATTTAACAATAAACCAACCGCAAAAATGGATTACACAACCATCCCAACTGTCGTCTTTTCTCACCCCGCTATCGGAACCGTTGGTCTAACTGAGGACGAAGCGATTACCCAATACGGTCAGGACAATGTAAAAGTCTATACTTCAGCCTTTACTTCTATGTACACTGCCCTAGAAAACAATCGCCAAATGGCTAAGTTTAAATTAGTAACTGTGGGAGAAAATGAAAAAGTCGTTGGACTGCACGGCATTGGCTATGGTGTCGATGAAATGATTCAAGGATTCTCAGTTGCTATCAAAATGGGAGCTACAAAAGAAGAATTTGATGCCGTTGTCGCCATCCATCCGACAGGTTCTGAAGAATTTGTTACTATGCGTTAA
- a CDS encoding efflux RND transporter periplasmic adaptor subunit, which produces MLKTKKAKIALFGGLGVVAVALVGGALIFSNMLTSPSSSEDVAMSMTYTVAKEGSIASSTLLTGTITAADEQYVYYDPSKGDLSEVLVAPGAKVEVGTPLIRYDATELQSALDTAVRGRDKIGRQIADLRTNGQTVQTTGDAETDAAATATAQRSVDMQLADLNDSYADAQAAVDKAYTALTEATVTSTVAGTVVEVNKAVSKNSTSSQTVVHIVNQGSLQVTGSLTEYDLANIAVDQEVKLTSKVYPDKTWTGKITYISNYPSSNQAGAATTGTSGSGAKYPFKAALTSELGELKQGFSVNIEVVNTSKNILIPVSAVVPEEDKNYVWTLVDGKAKKVEVTLGNADALNQEVTAGIAAGDKVITIPTPNLEDGKEVEANEEPAY; this is translated from the coding sequence ATGTTAAAAACAAAGAAAGCAAAAATTGCTTTGTTTGGTGGTCTTGGAGTGGTCGCAGTTGCCTTAGTAGGTGGGGCTTTGATTTTTAGCAATATGCTAACATCACCATCATCTTCAGAAGATGTAGCCATGAGTATGACCTATACTGTTGCTAAAGAAGGCTCAATTGCTTCCTCAACGCTACTTACAGGAACGATTACAGCAGCAGACGAGCAGTATGTTTACTATGATCCTTCTAAGGGAGATTTGAGTGAGGTTTTGGTTGCTCCAGGTGCTAAGGTCGAAGTAGGTACCCCTTTGATTCGCTATGATGCTACAGAATTACAGTCTGCTTTGGATACTGCTGTTCGTGGTCGTGATAAGATTGGTCGCCAAATTGCAGACTTAAGAACCAACGGTCAGACTGTTCAAACAACTGGTGATGCAGAAACAGATGCTGCAGCAACTGCTACTGCACAACGTTCAGTAGATATGCAGTTGGCAGACTTGAATGATTCATACGCAGATGCTCAAGCTGCGGTTGATAAAGCATATACAGCCTTAACAGAAGCGACAGTAACTAGTACCGTTGCTGGTACAGTTGTTGAGGTGAATAAGGCTGTTTCTAAGAATTCTACATCGAGCCAAACAGTTGTACACATTGTAAATCAAGGTAGTTTGCAAGTAACAGGTAGTTTGACAGAATACGATTTGGCTAACATTGCAGTGGATCAAGAGGTCAAGCTGACTAGCAAGGTATATCCCGATAAGACTTGGACGGGGAAAATTACCTATATTTCAAACTATCCATCTAGTAATCAAGCTGGTGCTGCTACAACAGGAACCAGTGGTTCAGGTGCCAAATATCCATTTAAGGCAGCTTTAACTAGTGAATTAGGTGAGTTGAAACAAGGATTTTCTGTAAATATTGAGGTTGTCAATACAAGTAAAAACATTTTAATTCCGGTGTCCGCAGTTGTGCCAGAAGAAGATAAAAACTATGTGTGGACCTTGGTTGATGGGAAAGCTAAGAAAGTAGAAGTTACTCTGGGGAACGCAGATGCTTTGAACCAGGAAGTGACCGCTGGTATAGCAGCAGGAGATAAGGTTATTACCATTCCAACTCCGAATCTCGAAGATGGCAAAGAGGTTGAAGCCAATGAAGAACCAGCTTATTAG
- a CDS encoding ABC transporter ATP-binding protein translates to MKNQLIRLTSINKSYKNGDQELRVLKNIDLEVEEGEFLAIMGPSGSGKSTLMNIIGLLDRFSSGNYWLEGEEVSQLSEKKLAQVRNDQIGFVFQQFFLLSKLNALQNVELPLIYAGVPSSKRKELAKQYLEKVELAERMTHLPSELSGGQKQRVAIARALVNTPAIILADEPTGALDTKTGEQIMQLLTELNNEGKTIIMVTHEPEIAAYAKRKIVLRDGVITEDSRREGV, encoded by the coding sequence ATGAAGAACCAGCTTATTAGACTAACAAGTATCAATAAATCCTACAAAAATGGTGATCAAGAACTCCGAGTTTTAAAGAATATTGATTTAGAGGTGGAAGAGGGAGAATTTCTTGCCATTATGGGGCCCTCTGGTTCAGGGAAATCAACCTTGATGAACATTATTGGGCTTTTGGATCGTTTCAGTTCAGGAAACTATTGGCTGGAAGGTGAAGAAGTCAGTCAACTTTCTGAGAAAAAATTAGCTCAGGTTCGGAATGACCAAATCGGTTTCGTCTTTCAACAATTTTTCCTCTTATCGAAACTTAACGCCCTTCAAAATGTAGAATTACCCTTGATTTATGCTGGAGTTCCATCAAGCAAACGTAAGGAACTAGCAAAACAGTATCTTGAAAAAGTTGAGTTGGCAGAGCGGATGACGCATTTACCATCAGAATTGTCTGGTGGTCAAAAACAACGGGTAGCTATTGCTCGTGCACTAGTCAATACCCCAGCTATTATTTTAGCGGATGAACCTACAGGGGCTCTAGATACCAAGACAGGTGAGCAGATTATGCAACTTCTGACGGAGTTGAATAATGAAGGAAAGACCATTATCATGGTTACGCATGAGCCTGAGATTGCTGCCTACGCAAAACGAAAAATCGTTCTACGTGATGGAGTGATCACTGAAGATAGTCGAAGGGAGGGAGTTTAG
- a CDS encoding ABC transporter permease, producing MENWKFALKSIMAHKMRSLLTMLGIIIGVAAVVIIVAMGTGVAKSIEKSLAGDQNNVQVYFTAFSSSGTAFGPFGTASTEEPILEEEPDLTDSTLKGLLEIDGVSNYYSSISNIAEVRSGNKKAENVTITGVSQNFFAVKEYEILAGRQFTANDYSRFSRMIMLDTALAEKLFGSIENSLNQTISVNSNAYLVIGVYKDPKAGTAIYGMNSGGNAVMTNTQLAAETGMKENSQIFVHVEDVTRATEVGKAAADYLTKATGLKEARYEIYDMSAMLEEFKSQMSGVTLFIGAVAGISLLVGGIGVMNIMLVSVTERTREIGLRKALGATRGNILIQFLIEAMVLTTLGGAIGLAIAQTIVFLLNVSKALGERIAAEISIPVVLGSLAFSAVVGIVFGVLPANKASKLDPIEALRYE from the coding sequence ATGGAAAATTGGAAATTCGCCCTCAAATCTATTATGGCTCATAAAATGAGATCGCTCCTTACTATGTTAGGTATCATCATTGGTGTGGCTGCAGTTGTCATTATTGTCGCCATGGGAACAGGGGTGGCCAAAAGCATAGAAAAGTCTCTAGCTGGTGATCAAAATAATGTTCAGGTTTACTTTACTGCTTTCTCCAGTTCAGGTACAGCTTTCGGTCCGTTTGGCACAGCGTCGACAGAAGAACCAATTTTAGAGGAAGAGCCGGATTTGACGGATTCTACTTTAAAAGGACTGCTAGAGATTGATGGCGTATCAAACTATTACTCCAGCATCAGCAACATAGCTGAAGTCAGATCGGGCAATAAAAAAGCAGAGAATGTCACTATTACTGGTGTTAGCCAGAATTTCTTTGCTGTGAAAGAGTATGAGATTTTAGCTGGTCGTCAGTTTACAGCTAACGACTATAGTCGTTTTTCACGTATGATTATGTTAGATACGGCATTAGCAGAGAAGTTATTTGGTTCTATAGAGAACTCTCTCAATCAGACGATTAGTGTTAATAGCAATGCCTATCTAGTAATAGGGGTCTACAAAGATCCGAAAGCAGGCACAGCTATTTATGGAATGAATTCAGGTGGAAATGCCGTCATGACTAATACGCAGCTAGCTGCTGAAACAGGCATGAAAGAAAATTCTCAAATCTTTGTCCATGTTGAAGATGTTACTCGGGCAACAGAAGTTGGGAAGGCTGCTGCAGATTACCTGACTAAAGCGACTGGATTGAAAGAAGCGAGATACGAGATTTATGATATGTCAGCTATGTTGGAGGAGTTTAAATCTCAAATGTCTGGCGTTACATTGTTTATCGGTGCTGTTGCAGGTATCTCCTTGCTAGTTGGTGGTATCGGTGTCATGAATATCATGCTGGTATCAGTAACTGAGCGGACTCGTGAAATCGGTCTTCGAAAAGCGCTTGGAGCAACTAGAGGAAATATCTTGATTCAATTCTTGATAGAAGCCATGGTCTTGACCACTCTTGGTGGAGCAATTGGTCTCGCAATCGCTCAGACAATAGTTTTCTTGCTCAATGTGAGCAAGGCGTTGGGCGAAAGAATAGCTGCTGAAATTTCAATTCCTGTTGTGTTAGGTAGTCTGGCTTTCTCAGCAGTAGTTGGTATTGTATTTGGCGTACTACCTGCCAACAAAGCATCTAAGCTTGATCCAATTGAAGCTTTGCGCTATGAATAA